In Hymenobacter sublimis, a single genomic region encodes these proteins:
- the uvrA gene encoding excinuclease ABC subunit UvrA: MAKKTTAASVSSPADKSAAPTAKATRPAKATKQAAAAPAIIPAKPKKIPRSTAAAVADNANQHTTAAVQAVPRLGEVAEAVAESRVTGQLTGPADLEAPYIEVYGAREHNLKNVSIQIPRGRLVVFTGISGSGKSSLAFDTIYAEGQRRYMETFSAYARSFMGGLERPDVDKIEGLSPVISIEQKTTSRNPRSTVGTITEIYDFLRLLYARTAEAFSYATGQKMIRQSDDQIINYILKEYDGRKLIVLAPVVKGRKGHYRELFQQIAKLGFTKVRVDGELLDITPKMQVDRYKIHDIEIVIDRLVVKEEDRFRLSGSVQNALTQGKGTMLVLDPDKKKDNTQFFSRFLMDPATGIAYDDPAPNTFSFNSPYGACPTCNGLGEVQEITEDSVMPDKKLSISRGGIAPLGEYRDIWIFQQLSLIVKKNKASLSTPIEKLPAELVERLLHGVPEDEDADPKKANYTEPFEGIIPFLRRQMESDSENIREWIQQYTQAQECPECHGYRLKKESLHFKLDNKHIGELSVMDLNELAGWFEGVETRLSERQNLIARELLKEIRKRIGFLLEVGLDYLNLHRSVRTLSGGESQRIRLATQIGTQLVGVLYIMDEPSIGLHQRDNERLIKALQHLRDLGNSVIVVEHDKDMIMHADHVLDIGPGAGIHGGQIVAEGTPTEIFNSGSLTSQYLSGQKHIELRKKKRAGEGNELVLKGAKGHNLKNVTAKFPLGKLIAVTGVSGSGKSSLIHDTLYPILNQHFFNAKREPLPYGTIEGLEFIDKVIEVDQSPIGRTPRSNPATYTGVFTEIRQLFSSLPEAKIRGYGPGRFSFNVKGGRCETCEGAGMRTIEMNFLPDVHVPCETCKGRRYNRETLEVRFKGKSITDVLDMTVEKAVEFFEFQPRILRKIQTLNEVGLGYLTLGQQATTLSGGEAQRVKLATELSKKDTGKTFYILDEPTTGLHFEDINHLAVVLHKLADKGNTVLIIEHNLDLIKVADHLIDIGPEGGAGGGTIVAQGTPEQVAKSGKGHTSRFLAEELRTSKYAEETPGSKDAA; the protein is encoded by the coding sequence ATGGCTAAAAAAACAACTGCCGCTTCCGTTTCTTCTCCTGCTGATAAATCTGCCGCCCCAACTGCCAAAGCCACTCGACCGGCCAAAGCGACGAAGCAGGCCGCAGCGGCTCCGGCTATTATCCCAGCCAAACCAAAGAAGATCCCACGCTCCACTGCTGCTGCCGTGGCCGATAACGCTAATCAGCATACTACCGCTGCCGTGCAGGCCGTACCTCGCTTGGGAGAAGTAGCGGAGGCCGTGGCAGAAAGCCGGGTAACCGGCCAGCTTACCGGCCCCGCCGACCTGGAAGCGCCTTACATTGAGGTGTATGGGGCCCGGGAGCACAACCTCAAGAATGTATCCATTCAGATTCCGCGCGGGCGGCTGGTGGTGTTTACCGGCATTTCAGGCTCGGGCAAGTCGTCGCTTGCTTTCGATACGATTTATGCCGAGGGTCAGCGCCGCTACATGGAGACGTTTTCGGCCTACGCCCGCTCGTTTATGGGCGGCCTGGAGCGGCCCGACGTGGACAAGATTGAGGGCCTGTCGCCGGTTATCAGCATCGAGCAGAAAACCACCTCGCGCAACCCCCGCTCCACCGTGGGCACCATCACCGAGATTTACGACTTTCTGCGCCTGCTCTACGCCCGCACCGCCGAGGCGTTCAGCTACGCCACGGGCCAGAAGATGATCCGGCAGTCGGACGACCAGATTATCAATTATATCCTAAAAGAGTACGACGGCCGCAAGCTTATTGTGTTGGCGCCGGTAGTAAAGGGCCGCAAAGGTCACTACCGGGAGCTGTTTCAGCAGATTGCCAAGCTGGGCTTTACTAAAGTGCGTGTCGATGGGGAGCTGCTTGACATCACGCCCAAGATGCAGGTGGACCGTTACAAAATCCACGACATCGAAATCGTAATTGACCGGCTGGTGGTGAAGGAGGAAGACCGGTTCCGCCTCTCCGGTTCGGTGCAGAATGCCTTGACCCAGGGCAAGGGCACCATGCTCGTGCTCGACCCCGACAAGAAGAAGGACAACACCCAGTTCTTCTCCCGCTTCCTCATGGACCCGGCCACCGGCATTGCCTACGACGACCCGGCGCCCAACACTTTCTCCTTCAACTCACCCTACGGTGCTTGCCCTACCTGCAACGGCCTGGGCGAGGTGCAGGAAATAACCGAGGACTCGGTGATGCCGGATAAGAAGCTGAGCATCAGTCGGGGCGGTATTGCGCCTCTGGGTGAGTACCGCGACATCTGGATTTTTCAGCAGCTCAGTCTCATTGTCAAGAAGAACAAGGCCAGCCTGAGCACGCCCATCGAGAAGCTGCCCGCGGAGCTGGTGGAGCGCCTGCTTCACGGCGTGCCCGAGGATGAGGACGCCGACCCGAAAAAAGCGAATTACACGGAGCCCTTCGAGGGCATTATTCCCTTCCTGCGCCGGCAGATGGAGTCCGATTCGGAAAACATCCGGGAGTGGATTCAGCAGTACACCCAGGCCCAGGAGTGCCCGGAGTGCCACGGCTACCGTCTCAAAAAGGAAAGCCTGCACTTCAAACTCGATAACAAGCACATCGGCGAGCTGTCGGTGATGGACCTGAACGAGCTGGCTGGTTGGTTTGAAGGTGTGGAAACCCGCCTGTCGGAGCGTCAGAACCTAATTGCCCGGGAGCTGCTCAAGGAAATTCGCAAGCGCATCGGCTTCCTGCTGGAAGTGGGGCTGGACTACCTGAACCTGCACCGCTCCGTGCGTACGCTTTCGGGCGGTGAGTCGCAACGCATCCGCCTAGCCACCCAGATTGGTACCCAGCTAGTAGGTGTGCTCTATATCATGGATGAGCCCAGTATTGGCCTGCACCAGCGCGACAATGAACGGCTAATCAAGGCCTTGCAGCACCTGCGCGACCTAGGTAACTCCGTGATTGTGGTAGAGCACGACAAGGACATGATTATGCACGCCGACCACGTGCTGGATATCGGCCCCGGCGCGGGCATCCACGGCGGGCAAATTGTGGCCGAAGGCACGCCCACGGAAATTTTCAACTCTGGCTCCCTTACCTCGCAATACCTCAGCGGGCAGAAGCACATTGAGCTGCGCAAGAAGAAGCGCGCCGGTGAAGGCAATGAGCTAGTGCTGAAAGGCGCCAAGGGCCACAACCTCAAAAATGTAACCGCTAAGTTTCCGCTGGGCAAGCTCATTGCCGTGACGGGCGTATCGGGCTCGGGCAAGTCGTCGCTCATCCACGACACGTTGTACCCCATTTTGAACCAACACTTCTTTAACGCCAAGCGTGAGCCCTTACCCTACGGCACCATCGAAGGATTGGAGTTCATTGATAAAGTAATTGAGGTTGACCAGTCGCCGATTGGGCGCACGCCGCGTTCCAATCCGGCTACCTACACGGGCGTGTTTACTGAAATTCGCCAGCTGTTTTCGTCGTTGCCGGAGGCAAAAATCCGCGGGTACGGGCCGGGGCGCTTCTCCTTCAACGTGAAGGGCGGGCGCTGCGAAACCTGCGAGGGCGCTGGCATGCGCACCATCGAAATGAACTTCCTGCCCGATGTGCACGTGCCCTGCGAAACTTGCAAAGGCCGCCGCTACAACCGCGAGACGCTGGAAGTGCGCTTCAAAGGCAAATCCATCACCGATGTGCTGGACATGACGGTAGAAAAGGCCGTGGAGTTCTTCGAGTTTCAGCCCCGCATCTTGCGTAAGATACAGACCCTGAACGAGGTAGGGCTGGGCTACCTCACTCTAGGGCAGCAAGCCACTACGCTTTCGGGCGGTGAGGCTCAGCGCGTGAAGCTGGCTACGGAGCTCAGCAAAAAGGACACCGGCAAGACCTTCTACATCCTCGACGAGCCTACTACTGGCTTGCACTTCGAGGACATCAACCACCTGGCCGTAGTCCTGCACAAACTAGCCGACAAGGGCAACACCGTCCTCATCATCGAGCACAACCTCGACCTGATTAAAGTAGCCGACCACCTGATTGATATTGGGCCGGAAGGTGGGGCCGGTGGCGGTACCATTGTGGCCCAGGGCACGCCCGAGCAGGTAGCCAAATCGGGGAAGGGACACACCAGCCGTTTCCTAGCCGAGGAGCTGCGCACTAGCAAGTACGCTGAAGAAACGCCGGGTAGTAAGGATGCCGCCTGA
- a CDS encoding DUF4142 domain-containing protein: MKRILFSVSCLGLLSLGSCGNSSTENAAADGGATGTEATGANTADTEMASASTMPSSDTSAAMATDGPTAPHSTDPEFMMSAAHSDQNEIQLSKMALEKGVTGMAKDHANQMITDHTKSTADLKPIAQKKGVTLPTDMDAEHKAIAAQMKNLSGKEFETKYMAQMLLDHQKTVNTMMAHKQMTQDADLQGFITKTTPVVQAHLAMFKQHAGSAAGNM; this comes from the coding sequence ATGAAACGTATTCTGTTTTCCGTCTCCTGTCTGGGCCTCTTGAGCCTGGGCTCCTGTGGTAATTCCTCAACCGAAAATGCGGCAGCCGATGGCGGCGCTACCGGTACTGAGGCAACGGGCGCTAACACCGCCGATACAGAAATGGCCTCGGCTTCTACCATGCCTTCCTCCGACACGTCGGCCGCTATGGCTACGGATGGCCCCACGGCTCCTCACTCCACCGACCCTGAGTTTATGATGTCGGCCGCGCACAGCGACCAGAACGAAATTCAACTCAGCAAAATGGCGCTGGAAAAAGGCGTGACGGGCATGGCGAAAGACCACGCCAACCAGATGATTACCGACCACACCAAGTCGACGGCTGACCTGAAGCCGATTGCGCAGAAAAAAGGCGTGACTCTACCTACCGACATGGACGCCGAGCACAAAGCCATTGCCGCGCAAATGAAAAACCTGTCGGGTAAGGAATTCGAAACCAAGTACATGGCTCAAATGCTGCTGGACCACCAGAAAACGGTTAATACCATGATGGCCCACAAGCAAATGACTCAGGACGCTGACCTGCAAGGCTTCATCACCAAAACTACCCCCGTGGTACAGGCTCACTTGGCTATGTTCAAGCAGCACGCCGGATCGGCTGCTGGCAACATGTAA
- a CDS encoding DUF4142 domain-containing protein, which translates to MLFPTRFFAPLLLLLTAACSSGESNKDPIFSAKFQNEKRIDEEAVTKRQLRDAEFLVDAASRKMQLLEISQIAQRKAASPDTRFVAQNLAATTAPLLRELQALAQQKELVLPTGLGEEQGKQVGELTALNGAAFDQKFVDLLGSISNEDAEAYDDMGEEAYDGDIRALAARQLPILKDQHTAGETLQDKLKP; encoded by the coding sequence ATGTTGTTTCCTACCCGGTTCTTTGCGCCGTTGCTTCTGCTCCTGACAGCAGCCTGCTCATCGGGTGAAAGCAACAAAGACCCCATCTTCAGCGCCAAGTTTCAAAATGAAAAGCGCATTGACGAAGAGGCCGTTACCAAGCGCCAACTGCGCGACGCGGAGTTTCTGGTGGATGCGGCCAGCCGGAAGATGCAGCTACTGGAAATCAGCCAGATTGCCCAGCGCAAAGCCGCTTCGCCCGATACCCGCTTCGTAGCTCAAAATTTGGCGGCCACCACGGCCCCGCTGCTGCGGGAACTGCAAGCCTTGGCCCAACAGAAAGAGCTAGTGCTGCCCACTGGCCTGGGCGAGGAACAGGGCAAGCAGGTAGGCGAGCTAACTGCCCTAAACGGTGCAGCCTTCGACCAGAAGTTCGTGGACTTGCTTGGCAGCATCAGCAACGAAGATGCTGAGGCGTATGATGATATGGGCGAAGAGGCCTACGATGGCGACATCCGGGCCTTGGCCGCTCGGCAGCTTCCCATCCTGAAAGACCAACACACCGCGGGAGAAACACTGCAAGACAAGCTCAAGCCATAG
- a CDS encoding 2-C-methyl-D-erythritol 4-phosphate cytidylyltransferase, whose product MSAAASSSVSRFVILVAGGSGTRMGTDRPKQFLPLAGEPVLLHTLRRFAEPALRVQECILVLPPDQLEAWQQLCAQYAITLPHTVVIGGATRWASVRNGLAALAAHPAGVVAVHDGVRPLTPASVIEATYQAAYNHGAAVAAVVPKDSVRNLSQQGSYALNRSRLRLVQTPQCFEIELLRRAYQLPELSTFTDDASVVEDLHPIHLVEGDYRNLKITTPEDLLVAEAILTTFPT is encoded by the coding sequence ATGTCAGCTGCTGCGTCGTCCTCTGTTTCCCGGTTTGTTATTCTCGTGGCGGGCGGTAGCGGCACGCGCATGGGCACCGACCGGCCCAAGCAGTTCCTGCCCCTGGCCGGCGAGCCAGTGCTGTTGCATACCCTGCGCCGCTTCGCCGAGCCAGCCTTACGCGTGCAGGAATGCATTCTGGTGCTGCCGCCGGATCAGTTGGAAGCCTGGCAACAGTTGTGCGCGCAGTACGCCATAACCCTGCCCCATACGGTAGTGATAGGGGGCGCTACCCGGTGGGCTTCCGTGCGCAATGGGTTGGCCGCCCTGGCCGCTCACCCCGCGGGAGTAGTAGCCGTGCACGATGGCGTCCGGCCACTTACCCCAGCTAGCGTCATCGAAGCTACGTACCAAGCGGCCTACAACCATGGCGCGGCGGTAGCGGCAGTGGTGCCCAAGGACTCCGTTCGGAACTTGAGTCAGCAAGGCTCCTACGCCCTAAACCGGTCACGGCTGCGGCTAGTACAAACGCCTCAGTGCTTTGAAATTGAGTTGCTACGCCGGGCCTACCAATTGCCCGAGCTTTCCACTTTCACGGACGACGCCAGCGTAGTTGAAGACCTGCACCCCATTCACTTGGTGGAAGGTGACTACCGCAACCTGAAAATCACGACTCCGGAAGATCTGCTGGTTGCCGAGGCCATTCTGACTACCTTCCCTACGTAG
- the queA gene encoding tRNA preQ1(34) S-adenosylmethionine ribosyltransferase-isomerase QueA: MKLSEFKFDLPESLLAQHPAKNRDESRLMVLHRDSGKIEHRVFKDIIEYFNDGDVFVVNDTKVFPARLYGNKEKTGAQIEVFLLRELNKEIHLWDVLVDPARKIRVGNKLYFGESDMVAEVIDNTTSRGRTIKFLFDGSDEEFYKALHDLGETPIPKEFISRETEAADKERYQTIYAKHTGAVAAPSAGLHFTREVMKRLEIKGVDVVPVTLHVGLGTFRPVDVEDLTKHKMDSENFIVPADSATVVNRALDAKKRVCAIGTTSMRAMESSVSAHARLKPTEGWTDKFIFPPYEFKISNALLTNFHTPESTLMMMASAFAGHELLIEAYQLAIKEKYKFFSYGDAMLIL; this comes from the coding sequence ATGAAACTGTCTGAGTTCAAATTTGACTTGCCCGAAAGCCTGCTGGCGCAGCACCCTGCCAAGAACCGCGACGAGTCGCGCCTGATGGTGCTGCACCGCGACAGCGGCAAGATTGAGCACCGCGTGTTCAAGGACATCATCGAGTATTTCAACGACGGCGACGTGTTCGTGGTCAACGACACGAAAGTATTTCCGGCCCGCCTCTATGGTAACAAAGAAAAGACTGGCGCTCAGATTGAAGTGTTTCTGCTGCGGGAGCTAAACAAGGAAATTCACCTGTGGGATGTGCTCGTGGATCCCGCCCGTAAGATTCGGGTAGGCAACAAGCTCTACTTCGGCGAGTCGGATATGGTAGCGGAGGTAATTGATAACACGACCTCCCGGGGCCGTACTATCAAATTCCTGTTTGATGGCTCCGACGAGGAGTTCTACAAGGCTCTGCACGATTTGGGCGAAACTCCCATTCCGAAGGAGTTTATTTCCCGCGAAACCGAGGCCGCTGATAAGGAGCGGTACCAGACGATTTATGCCAAGCACACAGGTGCCGTGGCCGCCCCTTCGGCCGGCCTGCACTTCACGCGCGAGGTAATGAAGCGCCTGGAAATCAAAGGAGTAGACGTGGTACCAGTAACCCTGCACGTAGGTTTGGGCACGTTCCGGCCGGTAGACGTAGAGGACCTGACCAAGCACAAAATGGACTCGGAGAACTTCATTGTGCCGGCTGACTCCGCAACGGTAGTAAACCGGGCCCTGGACGCTAAAAAGCGGGTATGCGCCATCGGTACTACCTCCATGCGTGCCATGGAATCGTCGGTGTCGGCTCACGCCCGCCTGAAGCCTACTGAGGGCTGGACCGACAAGTTTATTTTCCCTCCCTACGAGTTCAAAATCTCCAACGCTCTGCTGACCAACTTCCACACGCCGGAAAGCACGTTGATGATGATGGCTTCCGCCTTTGCTGGTCACGAGCTTCTAATTGAAGCCTACCAACTGGCTATTAAGGAGAAGTATAAGTTTTTCAGCTACGGCGACGCCATGCTGATTCTCTAA
- a CDS encoding ABC transporter permease translates to MKALRLTLESFRFAWQALKANLLRTILSLLGVTVGIFAIIAVFTVVDSLEANVRQSMSFVGDKVIYVNKWPWVFERDFAWWKYFKRPVPTVREFRELQRNLGPNNNGIAIFANTSGNLFQAANNSMEGCNLQGVSFDFRQVSDVPVVQGRYFTSQEIDASRNVAIIGADIAENLFPNGSALGQEFKTRGQKFVVIGVMQKEGKKLLDTPSNDTNCLIPFGMFTKMFALSTNGMGGVSPTIAVKGTDEDPGLLDLEYELKGTMRNIRGLKPRDEDNFALNRPEMLANAITQLFSVIGIAGAVIGSFAMLVGGFGIANIMFVSVKERTNIIGIQKSLGAKNYFILFQFLFEAVFLCLLGGAAGIFLVWLIAFIPQDALPLFLSWGNISLGLTVSVVIGVLAGIIPAVLAANLDPVIAIRAK, encoded by the coding sequence ATGAAAGCGCTGCGTTTGACCCTGGAGAGTTTTCGCTTTGCGTGGCAAGCCCTGAAAGCCAACCTCCTCCGTACTATTCTCTCGCTGCTGGGCGTGACGGTAGGCATCTTTGCCATTATTGCCGTATTCACGGTTGTTGACTCCCTGGAAGCCAACGTGCGCCAAAGCATGAGCTTTGTGGGCGATAAGGTGATTTATGTAAATAAGTGGCCCTGGGTGTTTGAGCGAGATTTTGCCTGGTGGAAATACTTCAAGCGGCCGGTACCCACGGTACGCGAGTTTCGGGAGTTGCAGCGCAACCTGGGGCCTAACAACAACGGCATTGCCATTTTCGCTAATACCAGCGGCAACCTGTTTCAGGCGGCCAATAACAGCATGGAAGGCTGCAACCTGCAGGGGGTGAGCTTTGATTTTCGCCAGGTATCGGACGTGCCAGTAGTGCAAGGCCGCTACTTCACTTCCCAGGAAATAGACGCCTCCCGCAACGTAGCCATTATTGGGGCTGACATAGCCGAAAACCTGTTCCCAAACGGTTCGGCACTGGGGCAGGAGTTTAAAACCCGTGGCCAAAAGTTTGTGGTGATTGGGGTGATGCAGAAAGAAGGCAAGAAGCTGCTGGACACTCCCAGCAACGACACCAACTGTCTGATTCCCTTCGGGATGTTTACCAAGATGTTTGCCTTGAGCACCAACGGCATGGGCGGCGTATCGCCCACTATTGCCGTGAAGGGCACCGACGAGGACCCCGGCTTGCTGGACCTAGAGTATGAGCTAAAGGGCACCATGCGGAACATCCGGGGGTTAAAACCCCGCGACGAGGACAACTTTGCGCTGAACCGCCCCGAAATGCTGGCCAATGCCATTACGCAGCTGTTCTCCGTGATTGGCATTGCCGGAGCGGTTATCGGCTCCTTTGCCATGCTCGTGGGTGGCTTTGGCATTGCCAACATCATGTTCGTGTCCGTGAAAGAGCGCACCAACATCATCGGCATTCAGAAGTCATTGGGGGCCAAAAACTACTTTATCCTGTTTCAGTTTTTGTTTGAGGCCGTGTTTCTGTGCCTGTTGGGCGGAGCCGCCGGTATTTTCCTGGTGTGGTTAATTGCTTTCATTCCGCAGGATGCCTTGCCGCTGTTCCTATCTTGGGGCAATATTTCCTTGGGCCTCACCGTGTCGGTGGTAATTGGTGTCCTAGCCGGTATCATTCCGGCCGTGCTGGCTGCTAACCTCGATCCAGTTATTGCCATTCGGGCGAAGTAG
- a CDS encoding LOG family protein, protein MSKLKKTSRTKVADEVLNAGSGQTIVQPNINDNKVKTISDIREQTHGERTVQLDDEQRIRRAFVDKDWNEIKIADSWQIFKVMAEFVEGFEKMSKIGPCVSIFGSARTKPDNPYYQMAEEIAAKLVRHGYGVITGGGPGIMEAGNKGAHSEGGRSVGLNIELPFEQFNNIYIDPDKIINFDYFFVRKVMFVKYAQGFIGMPGGFGTLDELFEAITLIQTKKIGRFPIVLVGTRYWQGMFDWIQQVMLEDEKNISPEDMNLVQLVDDAESAVKIIDDFYSKYLLSPNF, encoded by the coding sequence ATGTCAAAGCTTAAAAAAACCAGTCGCACCAAAGTTGCCGATGAAGTCTTGAACGCCGGCAGCGGCCAAACCATCGTTCAGCCTAACATCAACGATAACAAGGTCAAGACCATCAGTGATATCCGCGAGCAGACCCACGGGGAGCGGACCGTGCAGCTCGACGACGAGCAGCGCATCCGGCGCGCCTTTGTGGATAAGGACTGGAATGAAATCAAGATTGCCGACTCCTGGCAGATCTTTAAAGTAATGGCTGAGTTTGTGGAGGGCTTCGAGAAGATGAGCAAGATTGGGCCCTGCGTGTCCATCTTCGGCTCGGCCCGCACCAAGCCCGATAACCCCTACTACCAAATGGCCGAGGAAATTGCGGCCAAGCTGGTGCGCCACGGCTACGGTGTCATTACGGGCGGTGGTCCCGGCATTATGGAAGCCGGTAACAAAGGCGCCCACTCCGAGGGGGGCCGCTCCGTGGGCCTCAACATTGAGCTACCCTTCGAGCAATTCAACAACATCTACATCGACCCCGATAAGATCATCAACTTCGACTACTTCTTCGTGCGGAAGGTGATGTTCGTGAAGTACGCCCAGGGTTTCATTGGCATGCCCGGCGGCTTTGGCACCCTCGACGAGCTATTCGAAGCTATTACCCTGATTCAGACCAAGAAAATCGGCCGTTTCCCCATCGTGCTGGTGGGCACGCGCTACTGGCAGGGCATGTTCGACTGGATTCAGCAGGTAATGCTGGAAGACGAGAAGAACATTTCGCCCGAGGATATGAACCTGGTGCAGCTGGTGGATGATGCCGAGTCAGCGGTAAAAATTATTGACGACTTCTACAGCAAATATCTGCTTTCGCCCAACTTCTAA
- a CDS encoding RBBP9/YdeN family alpha/beta hydrolase has protein sequence MHAALPHLQEKQIFIVPRWAGAPHDDWYPWLGEQLRAVAQEDGHTYNVHTLAMPAWDLPVIERAVDYLMTILPPEKVGPDVYLVGHSVGCLAILHYLARLAEQHPEAKPVGGVLCVAGWFSVDSPWQDILNWMDAPINYEAARRLIPEDKLIVLLSDDDPYTSGYQDNERLWVERLRSRVSILPGRQHFSAQLDFDVRDAVRDLAGALSPMASY, from the coding sequence ATGCACGCAGCCCTACCCCACCTTCAGGAAAAGCAAATCTTTATTGTACCCCGCTGGGCCGGTGCCCCCCACGACGATTGGTACCCCTGGTTAGGGGAGCAGCTGCGTGCCGTAGCCCAGGAAGATGGCCACACCTATAACGTGCACACGCTGGCCATGCCCGCCTGGGACCTGCCAGTTATTGAGCGAGCAGTAGACTATTTGATGACCATACTGCCGCCCGAGAAAGTGGGACCTGACGTGTACTTGGTGGGGCACAGCGTAGGCTGCCTGGCTATTCTGCACTACCTAGCCCGGCTAGCCGAACAACACCCGGAAGCCAAGCCGGTAGGTGGAGTGCTGTGCGTAGCCGGCTGGTTTTCAGTAGATAGCCCGTGGCAGGATATCCTAAACTGGATGGATGCTCCCATTAATTACGAAGCCGCCCGTCGTCTAATTCCGGAGGACAAGCTCATTGTGTTGCTTTCCGATGATGATCCGTACACCTCTGGCTACCAAGACAACGAGCGGCTGTGGGTAGAGCGCCTACGCTCCCGCGTAAGTATTCTGCCGGGCCGCCAGCACTTCAGCGCCCAGCTCGACTTTGACGTGCGCGATGCCGTGCGCGACTTGGCCGGTGCCCTCTCGCCCATGGCCAGCTACTAA
- a CDS encoding lycopene cyclase family protein: MNTLPDFDYLIAGGGAAGLSLAYHISQEPRLAGKRVLVLEPAAKDQNDRTWSFWADEPSLFDSIVAHEWDRLAFRSPGFERVFNLTRHRYKMIRGLDFYQFVHAALHQNPQFTRVQTTVDALENMPQGGVKASTPVGSFTARYAFDSRPPELQQLRQPEKHRYLLQHFVGWEVVTDQDVFDPSTVEFMDFRGEQHQEARFIYVLPFSTRRALVEYTLFSAEVLPKEAYETEIRQYLRQRLGVREFRVEAEEVGAIPMTDHPLPARAGQHIINLGTRAGRAKPSTGYAFKRIQAHSARLVQGLAATGHLPQDLTGDRWQFGLFDTLLLDIMQRQGEITRDIFTDLFRHNPVERIFDFLDERTSPWENLQIMNSVSPWPFLRSIGHVLRDRPGKR; the protein is encoded by the coding sequence ATGAATACACTTCCCGATTTCGACTACCTCATTGCGGGCGGCGGGGCAGCGGGGCTAAGCCTGGCCTACCATATCAGCCAGGAGCCGCGCTTGGCTGGCAAGCGGGTGCTGGTGCTGGAGCCGGCCGCCAAAGATCAAAACGACCGTACCTGGTCGTTTTGGGCTGATGAGCCTTCGCTGTTCGACAGTATTGTTGCCCACGAGTGGGACCGGCTGGCCTTTCGCAGCCCGGGGTTTGAGCGGGTGTTCAATTTGACCCGTCACCGCTACAAGATGATTCGGGGCCTGGACTTCTACCAGTTCGTGCACGCGGCTCTGCATCAGAATCCGCAGTTCACTAGGGTGCAAACCACCGTGGATGCGCTGGAAAACATGCCCCAAGGCGGCGTAAAAGCTAGTACGCCGGTCGGCTCGTTCACGGCTCGTTACGCCTTTGATAGTCGGCCGCCGGAGCTGCAGCAGCTCCGGCAACCAGAAAAGCACCGCTACTTGCTTCAGCACTTCGTTGGGTGGGAGGTAGTCACGGACCAGGATGTGTTCGACCCTAGCACGGTGGAGTTCATGGATTTTCGGGGCGAGCAGCACCAGGAAGCGCGCTTTATATACGTGCTACCCTTTAGCACCCGTCGGGCCCTGGTGGAGTACACGCTCTTTTCGGCCGAAGTGCTGCCTAAGGAAGCATACGAAACTGAAATCCGGCAGTACCTGCGGCAGCGGTTAGGAGTGCGGGAATTTCGGGTGGAAGCGGAAGAGGTCGGGGCTATTCCTATGACTGACCACCCATTGCCCGCCCGCGCCGGACAGCACATTATCAACCTGGGCACCCGGGCGGGGCGGGCCAAGCCTAGCACGGGCTACGCCTTCAAGCGCATCCAGGCGCACTCAGCCCGGCTGGTTCAGGGTTTGGCTGCTACGGGTCACCTGCCCCAGGACCTGACCGGCGACCGGTGGCAGTTTGGCTTGTTCGACACGCTGCTGCTCGACATAATGCAGCGACAAGGCGAAATCACCCGCGACATTTTCACGGACCTGTTTCGTCATAATCCGGTAGAACGCATCTTCGATTTTCTGGACGAGCGAACTTCGCCCTGGGAAAACCTGCAAATCATGAATTCCGTGTCGCCCTGGCCCTTCCTGCGTTCCATCGGGCACGTACTCCGGGACCGGCCGGGAAAGCGGTGA